A single region of the Drosophila takahashii strain IR98-3 E-12201 chromosome 2R, DtakHiC1v2, whole genome shotgun sequence genome encodes:
- the fra gene encoding neogenin isoform X1, which yields MARKTNKSSRTIWKWLVGSYLILQLIGSSVASQALFFTLEPQDAVVPEGHSVLLQCAGSASVGRGGKGKASSPTPVTIRWRGPDGQDLVIVGDTFRTQLKNGSLYISSVEENRGLTGAYQCLLSADGVGSVLSRPALVAIARQPDLNQDFLETYLLPGQTAYFRCMLGEANWQQGVKHSVQWFKDDLPLPVDKLRMVVLPNGALEIDEVGPSDRGSYQCNVTSGSSSRLSSKTNLNIKKPNEPGAENAVAPSFLVGPSPKTVREGETVTLDCVANGVPKPQIKWLRNGMDLDLNDLDSRFSIIGTGSLQISSAEDIDSGNYQCRASNTVDSLDAQATVQVQEPPKFIKAPKDTSAHEKDEPELRCDIWGKPKPIIRWLKNGDLITPNDYMQLVDGHNLKILGLLNSDAGMFQCVGTNAAGSVHAAARLRVVPQGVKIKKRKSQGHSTKSLQTFDNLTKRRKPFNSGEQLRTKSGGSLPFPDEDLDDLDDPEDASTTRLRIPAGKLPHFEQPLNDRRFNILNSASILPLESQSKSYEDDDDDDYDDDDLANKEAHIEAYKQGGNAQKILDSWQAGKSKKSQQQQKQSPASPDSPEQDSGVKPLDSGLQARLPSQPRDLVAQIVKSRFVTLSWVEPLQNAGDVVYYTVYYKMNNSEREQKMVTKSHDDQQVNIQSLLPGRTYQFRVEANTNFGSGASSAPLEVSTQPEVNIAGPPRSFEGYARNHKEIYVKWGEPAVTNGEILKYRVYYSENDSGADLYHDSTALDAVLTELRPNTDYVISVVPFNRNGMGDSSAEIRVKTFSSTPSEPPNNVTLEVTSSSSITVHWEPPAEEDRNGQITGYKIRYRKYKDAPQVKSTPANIRYFELSSLDRNAEYQVKIAAMTVNGSGPFTEWYRANTLENDLDETQVPGKPVWINIQPGANNIALHWGPPHHPEIKIRNYVLGWGRGIPDENTIELKETERYHVLKNLESNMDYVVSLRARNVKGDGPPIYDNIKTRDEEPVDAPTPLEVPVGLRAITMSSSSIVVYWIDTMLNKNQHVTDNRHYTVSYGITGSNRYRYHNTTDLNCMINDLRPNTQYEFAVKVVKGRRESSWSMSVLNSTYQNVPVTPPREVSVRLDEMNPPSVIIQWIPPKHTVGQITGYNIYYTTDTTKRDRDWSVEAFAGEETMMMLPNLKPYTTYYFKVQARTTKGNNNAPFSALVSYTTSAAVIMQEADTIAKGIDNEKLLYIIIAATAVVLLVVLLGVLMLCRRKPQSSPEHTKKSYQKNNVGVPKPPDLWIHHDQMELKNIDKGLHTVTPVCSDGASSSGALTLPRSVVHSEYEVETPVPGHVTNSLDKRSYVPGYMSTSMNGTMERPQYPRTQYSHQNRSHMTMEAGLSQQSLTQPQSNSMAQTPEHPYGGYDANFCNGASGAAGNGCVSTIESSKRGHPLKSFSVPGPPPTGGATPINKHTPAVTIRPQNQSPYKKPSFSAATPNRLQGGGSVVHSTDEIQRLAPSTSTEELNQEMANLEGLMKDLSAITANEFEC from the exons CGCTTTTTTTCACCTTGGAGCCGCAGGATGCAGTGGTGCCCGAGGGCCACTCGGTGCTGCTCCAGTGCGCGGGCAGTGCGTCCGTGGGGCGCGGAGGCAAGGGCAAGGCCAGCTCGCCCACCCCGGTGACCATCCGATGGCGAGGACCTGATGGCCAGGACCTGGTCATCGTGGGCGACACGTTCCGCACGCAGCTGAAGAACGGATCGCTGTACATCAGCTCCGTGGAGGAGAACCGTGGACTAACCGGGGCCTACCAGTGCCTGTTGAGTGCCGACGGCGTGGGCAGTGTGCTCAGTCGCCCGGCACTGGTGGCCATTGCCCGCCAGCCGGATCTGAATCAGGACTTCCTGGAGACCTACCTGCTGCCGGGTCAGACTGCCTACTTCCGCTGCATGCTGGGCGAGGCCAACTGGCAGCAGGGAGTCAAGCACTCGGTGCAGTGGTTCAAGGACGACTTGCCACTGCCCGTGGACAAGTTGCGTATGGTGGTGCTGCCCAATGGGGCGCTGGAAATCGATGAGGTGGGTCCCTCGGATCGAGGATCCTACCAGTGCAACGTGACATCGGGCAGTTCCTCCCGTTTGAGCAGCAAAACCAACTTGAACATCAAGAAGCCAAATGAACCGGGAGCCGAGAATGCCGTGGCTCCCTCATTCCTCGTTGGCCCGTCACCCAAGACCGTGAGGGAGGGCGAGACGGTGACCCTGGACTGTGTGGCCAATGGAGTGCCCAAGCCGCAGATCAAGTGGCTGCGAAATGGCATGGATCTGGATCTGAACGACCTCGACTCCCGCTTCTCCATCATTGGAACGGGCTCGCTGCAAATCTCCAGTGCCGAGGACATTGACTCGGGGAACTACCAGTGCAGGGCCAGCAATACGGTGGATTCGCTGGATGCCCAGGCCACGGTGCAGGTACAGGAGCCGCCGAAGTTCATCAAGGCGCCCAAGGATACATCTGCCCACGAGAAGGATGAGCCGGAGCTGAGATGCGACATCTGGGGGAAGCCCAAGCCCATAATTAGGTGGCTTAAGAACGGAGATCTCATAACGCCCAATGACTATATGCAATTGGTGGATGGCCACAATCTGAAGATCCTCGGGCTCCTGAACTCCGATGCCGGCATGTTCCAGTGCGTGGGTACCAATGCCGCCGGCAGTGTCCATGCTGCAGCTCGTCTGCGCGTGGTTCCCCAAGGAG tgaaaatcaaaaaacgaaaatcccAAGGCCACTCGACCAAATCCCTCCAGACCTTTGACAACCTGACCAAGCGACGAAAGCCCTTCAATTCGGGTGAACAGCTGCGCACCAAGTCCGGTGGCAGTCTACCCTTTCCGGACGAGGACCTTGACGACCTTGACGACCCAGAGGACGCCAGTACGACGCGACTGAGGATTCCAGCCGGAAAGCTTCCCCACTTTGAGCAACCGCTTAACGATCGCCGGTTCAACATTCTCAACTCGGCGAGCATTCTGCCGCTGGAGAGCCAATCGAAGAGTtacgaggacgacgacgacgacgactatGACGATGACGATTTAGCTAACAAGGAGGCCCACATAGAGGCCTACAAGCAGGGCGGGAACGCACAGAAAATACTGGACTCCTGGCAGGCGGGCAAGAGCAAGAaatcccagcagcagcaaaaacaatCCCCTGCTTCCCCAGATTCCCCCGAACAGGATTCAGGTGTCAAGCCCCTGGACAGCGGACTCCAGGCCCGTTTGCCCAGTCAGCCCAGGGATCTGGTGGCGCAGATTGTGAAGTCCCGCTTCGTGACCCTTAGCTGGGTGGAACCCCTCCAGAACGCCGGCGATGTGGTCTACTACACTGTCTATTACAAGATGAACAACAGCGAGAG GGAGCAAAAAATGGTTACCAAGTCGCATGACGATCAACAGGTCAATATTCAATCGTTGCTGCCCGGCAGAACCTATCAGTTCCGAGTGGAGGCCAATACCAATTTCGGCAGCGGTGCATCCTCCGCCCCACTGGAAGTCAGCACCCAACCGGAGGTGAATATTGCGGGTCCGCCGCGCAGCTTTGAGGGATATGCCCGTAATCACAAGGAGATCTACGTGAAATGGGGAGAGCCCGCGGTGACCAATGGGGAGATACTCAAGTACCGCGTTTACTACTCAGAG aACGACAGTGGTGCTGATCTATATCACGATAGCACTGCTTTGGATGCCGTTCTTACTGAGCTGCGGCCCAACACTGATTACGTGATCTCGGTGGTGCCATTCAATCGAAATGGAATGGGCGATTCCTCTGCAGAAATCCGTGTAAAGACTTTTTCCTCCACGCCATCGGAACCGCCCAACAATGTTACTCTGGAGGTGACTAGTTCCAGC TCCATCACCGTTCACTGGGAGCCGCCGGCAGAGGAAGATCGCAATGGACAGATTACTGGCTACAAGATTCGTTATCGCAAGTACAAGGATGCGCCGCAGGTGAAGAGTACTCCTGCCAACATTCGTTATTTCGAGCTAAGCAGCTTGGACCGCAATGCCGAGTACCAAGTAAAGATTGCGGCCATGACGGTGAACGGATCGGGACCTTTTACGGAATGGTATCGCGCCAACACACTGGAGAACGATCTCGACGAAACGCAGGTGCCGGGCAAACCAGTTTGGATCAACATTCAGCCCGGAGCCAACAATATTGCCCTGCATTGGGGTCCACCACATCATCCGGAAATCAAGATACGCAACTACGTGCTGGGCTGGGGTCGTGGAATTCCCGATGAGAACACAATCGAGCTGAAGGAGACGGAACGCTATCATGTGCTAAAGAATCTGGAATCGAATATGGACTACGTTGTTTCGCTGAGGGCACGAAATGTGAAGGGCGACGGTCCACCTATTTATGACAACATCAAGACACGCGACGAGGAGCCCGTGGACGCACCCACGCCGCTTGAGGTTCCCGTGGGTCTGCGAGCCATCACCATGTCCAGCTCCTCCATTGTGGTCTACTGGATTGACACCATGCTGAACAAGAACCAGCATGTGACCGACAATCGCCACTACACGGTAAGCTACGGCATCACGGGATCCAATCGCTATCGCTACCACAACACCACGGATCTCAATTGCATGATTAATGACCTGCGACCCAATACGCAGTACGAGTTTGCAGTGAAAGTGGTCAAGGGACGCAGGGAGTCGTCCTGGTCGATGTCCGTGCTGAATAGTACGTATCAGAATGTACCGGTCACCCCACCGCGGGAGGTTTCAGTTCGCTTGGATGAGATGAATCCACCCAGTGTGATCATCCAGTGGATCCCGCCAAAGCACACCGTGGGCCAGATCACCGGATACAATATCTACTACACCACGGACACCACGAAGAGAGATCGCGACTGGTCAGTTGAAGCCTTCGCCGGCGAGGAGACCATGATGATGCTCCCGAACCTTAAACCCTACACTACGTACTACTTTAAAGTTCAGGCGAGAACTACCAAGGGCAATAACAATGCTCCCTTCTCGGCTCTGGTATCGTACACCACCAGTGCAGCGGTTATCATGCAGGAGGCCGACACCATAGCCAAGGGAATCGACAACGAGAAGCTGCTATACATTATCATTGCTGCTACAGCTGTCGTTCTACTGGTGGTGCTCTTGGGCGTTCTGATGCTGTGCCGGCGCAAGCCTCAATCCTCGCCAGAACACACAAAGAAGAG CTACCAAAAGAACAATGTGGGCGTTCCCAAGCCACCGGATCTATGGATACACCATGATCAGATGGAGCTCAAAAACATAGACAAGGGCTTGCACACAGTGACGCCTGTCTGCAGCGATGGAGCCTCCAGCAGTGGTGCTCTCACCCTGCCACGATCAGTGGTGCACAGCGAGTACGAGGTGGAGACGCCGGTGCCAGGTCATGTGACCAATTCGCTGGACAAGCGATCCTATGTGCCAGGATATATGA GCACCTCAATGAACGGAACGATGGAGCGACCTCAGTACCCGCGCACCCAGTACAGCCACCAGAATCGATCCCACATGACCATGGAGGCGGGTCTCTCCCAGCAGAGCCTAACCCAGCCGCAGAGCAACTCCATGGCTCAGACACCGGAGCATCCTTATGGCGGCTACGACGCCAACTTCTG CAACGGCGCAAGCGGAGCTGCTGGCAATGGCTGTGTGTCTACCATTGAGAGTTCCAAGCGAGGGCATCCTCTGAAGAGTTTCAGTGTGCCGGGTCCACCGCCCACTGGCGGAGCCACGCCCATTAACAAGCATA cTCCCGCCGTCACAATACGTCCACAAAACCAATCGCCATACAAGAAGCCATCGTTCTCGGCTGCCACGCCCAACCGCCTCCAGGGCGGTGGCTCGGTGGTCCACTCAACCGATGAGATTCAAAGACTTGCCCCCAGCACATCCACCGAGGAGCTTAACCAGGAAATGGCCAATCTGGAGGGCCTCATGAAGGATCTGAGCGCCATAACGGCCAACGAATTCGAGTGTTAA